One genomic segment of bacterium includes these proteins:
- a CDS encoding LptF/LptG family permease, giving the protein MRYEMRILTRYIITELLRPFFFGVAIFLLVFIGGKFLFEITKLLVERNATLLQAFQLFIYGLAPIFVLVLPMATLLGVILGLGRFSSDGETVAFFTAGLSLWKVILPIALFSIIVSLTALAFNEYIVPFANKRVTEIEREISRTGGERENIVAKQERNGEVQFVLYAKRLIPEKGILEGVVAIEFWRGKPSTVLSAKSAVWEGSKWLFKEGEIRSLGGENLSRVEFKEKEVLFPRSPEELAMGSIKPEDMSFRQLSSYIRHLKLMGERYSHLIVQLHRKLADPFAALVLALLGVPFGLKPYKGKSIGVGLSVIVIFVYYIVWHYTAIIGEKGLLNPYVSAYLPNILGLIAGILLLTRSPK; this is encoded by the coding sequence TTGAGATATGAGATGAGAATCCTCACGAGATATATAATAACCGAGCTCCTTCGCCCCTTTTTCTTCGGCGTCGCCATCTTTCTCCTCGTTTTCATCGGAGGGAAATTCCTCTTTGAGATAACGAAGCTTCTCGTTGAGCGAAATGCCACTCTCTTGCAAGCTTTTCAACTTTTTATCTACGGACTTGCTCCCATTTTCGTCCTCGTCCTCCCCATGGCTACCCTCCTAGGCGTCATTCTGGGATTAGGCAGATTCTCAAGCGATGGCGAAACAGTCGCCTTCTTCACCGCCGGTTTAAGCCTTTGGAAAGTGATTTTGCCAATCGCTCTTTTCTCCATAATAGTTAGCTTAACAGCCCTCGCTTTCAATGAATATATCGTTCCCTTTGCCAATAAAAGGGTTACGGAGATAGAGAGGGAGATCAGCAGGACCGGAGGGGAAAGGGAGAACATCGTGGCTAAGCAAGAGAGAAACGGGGAGGTGCAGTTTGTCCTCTATGCTAAACGCCTCATCCCCGAGAAAGGAATTTTAGAAGGAGTTGTGGCGATTGAATTCTGGCGAGGAAAGCCCTCAACAGTTCTCTCGGCGAAGAGTGCGGTTTGGGAGGGAAGCAAGTGGTTGTTCAAAGAGGGGGAAATAAGGAGTTTGGGAGGAGAAAATCTATCTCGTGTAGAGTTCAAAGAGAAAGAGGTTCTTTTCCCTCGCTCGCCTGAGGAATTGGCGATGGGAAGTATTAAGCCGGAAGATATGTCCTTTCGCCAGCTTTCCTCTTATATAAGACACTTGAAGTTGATGGGCGAGCGTTATTCCCATTTAATCGTTCAGCTTCACAGAAAGCTCGCCGACCCCTTCGCCGCTTTGGTGCTCGCTTTATTGGGTGTCCCCTTCGGCTTGAAGCCATATAAAGGGAAGAGCATAGGGGTGGGATTGAGCGTTATTGTGATATTCGTTTACTACATTGTCTGGCATTACACCGCTATCATTGGGGAGAAGGGGCTATTAAATCCCTATGTTTCCGCTTACTTGCCTAATATATTGGGCTTAATAGCG
- the lptB gene encoding LPS export ABC transporter ATP-binding protein yields the protein MIRTEGLVKIYGRRRVVDGVSLVINRGEVVGLLGPNGAGKTTTFYMIIGLIKPNEGKVYFGDKDITKWPMFKRALLGIGYLAQEPSIFRRLTVEENLLLVLEARGVKNKKEVVDQLLEEFSLTHIRKSRGQDLSGGERRRVEVARAMAGNPQFILLDEPFTGVDPIAVEELKRIITVLKSKNLGILLTDHNVRDTLSITDRSYIIYQGRILTEGPADKLTKDPLARKFYLGERFEI from the coding sequence ATGATAAGGACGGAAGGGCTTGTAAAGATATATGGAAGACGGAGAGTGGTGGATGGGGTTTCTCTGGTGATAAACAGAGGGGAAGTGGTAGGTCTTTTGGGACCGAATGGAGCGGGAAAGACGACGACCTTCTATATGATAATCGGGCTAATCAAGCCAAATGAAGGAAAGGTCTACTTTGGAGACAAGGACATAACGAAATGGCCCATGTTCAAAAGAGCGCTTCTCGGCATCGGCTATCTCGCCCAAGAACCATCTATATTTCGCAGATTGACCGTTGAAGAGAACCTCCTATTGGTTCTGGAGGCAAGAGGCGTTAAGAATAAAAAAGAAGTCGTTGACCAGCTTCTTGAGGAATTCTCCCTCACTCATATAAGGAAGAGCAGAGGACAAGACTTATCGGGAGGGGAAAGGCGAAGGGTTGAGGTAGCAAGGGCTATGGCCGGCAATCCCCAATTCATCCTCCTTGATGAGCCGTTCACAGGAGTTGACCCCATTGCGGTTGAGGAATTAAAAAGGATAATAACCGTTTTGAAGAGCAAGAATCTCGGCATACTTCTCACAGACCACAATGTTCGTGATACCCTCTCCATAACAGACCGCTCTTATATCATCTATCAAGGGAGGATATTGACAGAGGGACCGGCGGATAAATTGACCAAAGACCCATTGGCGAGGAAGTTCTATCTCGGAGAAAGGTTTGAGATATGA
- the lptC gene encoding LPS export ABC transporter periplasmic protein LptC gives MERRIQGAIYLIQISLLLLIAGCGGKKEVQQPPQPGKEEKLTVSLEKAHFLETDSQGKKLLEIWASASKGEEERILLQGVKSTLYEKGQPFAELSAPSAIYEPKKGFLILDKGGNLKEVKRKSDISCDYIEVSFKEKKIKGKDVHLKWGELSIEGKEFTADWGLKRGMLNNGAVVKIELKRRQKR, from the coding sequence TTGGAAAGACGGATTCAAGGCGCTATATACCTTATTCAAATATCGCTTCTTCTCCTGATAGCTGGTTGTGGAGGGAAGAAAGAAGTTCAGCAACCTCCCCAGCCCGGGAAGGAGGAAAAGCTAACCGTGTCCCTTGAAAAGGCTCACTTCCTTGAAACAGATTCTCAGGGTAAAAAGCTGTTGGAGATTTGGGCTAGTGCAAGCAAGGGGGAAGAAGAAAGGATACTGCTTCAGGGAGTCAAATCCACACTATATGAGAAAGGGCAGCCCTTCGCGGAGCTATCCGCTCCCTCAGCTATTTATGAGCCAAAGAAGGGTTTTCTGATTTTAGATAAGGGAGGCAATCTGAAGGAGGTAAAAAGGAAAAGCGATATCTCCTGCGATTATATTGAGGTTTCATTTAAGGAAAAGAAGATAAAAGGAAAGGATGTCCATCTGAAATGGGGTGAGTTATCAATTGAGGGGAAGGAATTCACTGCGGATTGGGGATTGAAAAGGGGAATGCTAAATAATGGAGCAGTTGTTAAAATAGAATTAAAAAGGAGGCAAAAGCGATGA
- a CDS encoding glycosyltransferase family 2 protein gives MKVSIIVPVYNEEKTIRELVRRLKEVPLDKEIIIVDDGSTDGTKEILKEIKDPEIRIISLPRNFGKGAAIRAALPYVQGEAVVIQDADLEYNPSELPTLLKPILEGKESVVYGSRFLRGRPRMRPLNFIANKILALTASLLLGRRLTDEATCYKAFKTSLLKSLDLKCKGFEFCPEVTAKIGKRGLRIREIPISYTPRTKKEGKKVNWKDGFKALYTLFKYRFFS, from the coding sequence GTGAAGGTATCCATAATCGTGCCCGTTTACAATGAGGAGAAAACTATTAGGGAACTCGTAAGGAGATTGAAGGAAGTCCCTTTGGATAAGGAAATCATCATCGTTGATGATGGCTCAACGGATGGAACGAAGGAGATTTTGAAGGAGATAAAAGACCCGGAAATCCGCATAATCTCCCTACCACGCAACTTCGGCAAGGGAGCGGCGATAAGAGCAGCTCTCCCTTATGTTCAAGGAGAGGCAGTGGTAATACAGGATGCGGATTTGGAATACAATCCCTCCGAGTTGCCGACCCTTTTGAAACCGATTTTAGAGGGAAAGGAAAGCGTCGTTTATGGCTCACGCTTCCTCAGGGGAAGACCGAGGATGCGTCCCCTCAATTTCATCGCCAATAAAATCCTCGCCCTAACGGCAAGCCTACTCTTAGGAAGACGCTTAACGGATGAAGCTACCTGTTATAAGGCTTTCAAGACCTCGCTTCTTAAATCCCTTGATTTGAAATGCAAGGGATTTGAATTCTGTCCTGAAGTAACAGCTAAGATAGGGAAGAGGGGTTTAAGGATAAGGGAAATTCCCATATCCTATACCCCTCGCACTAAAAAGGAAGGGAAGAAGGTCAATTGGAAAGACGGATTCAAGGCGCTATATACCTTATTCAAATATCGCTTCTTCTCCTGA
- a CDS encoding metallophosphoesterase, producing MLIIHTSDMHGKLSPEKVKKLLNFKKRGAILLDSGDALSAGNLDIRWRERTLRLMSLAGYTAGAVGNREFHPIKSLLRWKLRDANFHHLSANLIPNNFNSILPFLKIEIDGYRIAIIGLTLPQVRGFWRRFPFLQFSEPIPCAIKLTEELREDVDFFIFLTHLGIARDIMLAKEIERESLILGGHNHILLREPIVINNSYIFHSGCYAKHCWLIEFERGRIKGWIEKL from the coding sequence GTGCTCATAATCCATACATCAGATATGCACGGAAAACTCTCCCCTGAAAAAGTCAAGAAACTCCTCAACTTTAAAAAGCGGGGAGCAATCCTATTGGATTCAGGAGACGCCCTATCAGCGGGAAATTTGGATATTCGCTGGCGCGAGAGAACCCTAAGACTGATGAGCCTCGCAGGCTATACAGCCGGGGCAGTGGGAAATAGGGAATTCCACCCTATCAAATCCCTCCTCAGATGGAAACTAAGGGATGCAAATTTCCACCACCTCTCGGCTAATCTCATTCCAAATAATTTCAATTCAATTCTTCCCTTTTTGAAAATTGAAATAGACGGCTACAGAATCGCAATAATCGGGTTAACGCTTCCCCAAGTGAGGGGATTTTGGAGGCGCTTTCCCTTCCTTCAATTCTCGGAACCCATCCCTTGCGCCATAAAACTCACTGAGGAATTGAGAGAAGATGTGGATTTCTTTATCTTTCTAACCCATCTGGGAATCGCAAGGGATATAATGCTGGCGAAAGAGATAGAAAGGGAAAGCTTAATTCTGGGCGGTCATAATCACATATTGTTAAGGGAGCCCATCGTTATCAATAATAGCTACATATTCCATTCGGGCTGTTATGCCAAGCACTGCTGGCTCATAGAGTTTGAAAGGGGAAGAATAAAGGGATGGATAGAAAAGCTGTGA
- a CDS encoding HAD hydrolase family protein yields the protein MAKWRKDFHLPIIKSIKALVMDVDGVLTDGGIIYDSVGNEAKVFNAQDGLGISLAKKAGLLIIWITGRNSPVVERRAKELGVDFLVQGARGKARALREACKKLKLSSEEIAYIADDLNDYPAYILAGLKIAVGNASKEIKERADLLLSKEGGKGAVREAIEEILRKQGKYEEARRLFLEELEE from the coding sequence ATGGCTAAATGGAGAAAAGATTTTCACCTTCCCATAATAAAAAGCATAAAGGCTCTCGTTATGGATGTTGACGGCGTGTTGACCGACGGCGGCATTATCTATGACTCCGTAGGCAATGAAGCCAAGGTCTTCAACGCCCAAGATGGTCTCGGCATCTCCCTAGCCAAGAAGGCGGGACTCCTCATCATCTGGATAACGGGAAGAAATTCTCCCGTAGTTGAGAGAAGGGCGAAAGAATTGGGAGTGGATTTCCTCGTTCAGGGAGCGAGGGGGAAAGCAAGGGCGCTCAGGGAGGCTTGTAAAAAGCTCAAGCTATCCAGCGAAGAAATCGCCTATATAGCGGACGATTTGAACGATTATCCCGCCTACATCCTCGCGGGATTAAAGATAGCTGTAGGAAACGCAAGCAAGGAAATAAAGGAAAGAGCCGATTTGCTCCTCTCAAAAGAGGGCGGAAAGGGAGCTGTGAGGGAAGCAATTGAGGAAATCCTGCGAAAACAGGGGAAATACGAGGAAGCTCGCAGGCTCTTCCTTGAAGAACTGGAGGAGTAG
- a CDS encoding alpha-L-fucosidase, which yields MMYALLLASAVSSPIPPAERLAWWKEARFGMFIHWGVYSILGRAEWVMYNERIPIPEYEKLYPQFNPTKYNPDEWVKLAKEAGMKYIVITSKHHDGFCMFDSALTDYDCMSTPAKRDFIGDLVKACRKQGMRIMFYYSLLDWHHPHYVPRPAWVEDPPGHERDFNKYLEYMFGQIRELCEKYKPDGIWFDGGWEHSPQEWRAEELLKMIWRILPNAVINDRTGLPADFSTPEQFVPGAGMGERLWETCMTINDSWGYNAHDHAHKSVRQLIQTLVDIASKGGNFLLNVGPMPTGEIQPEFVVRLKQMGAWLKQYGDAIYGTEGSPFPVHNPPLNGCTVKGNKLFLHFFEYPTAPVKIGGLKTKVNKAYIMKDKTPIEFKQKDLELVLDFPPIVPDPYDTIVVLELAGKPEVEFAIHQSENGEVELPARVAKVHGQTARYESGGGKDNIGYWTDVNDWVSWDFVLEKGGDFEVVITYACDKGTGGSEFAVEIDGQSLKGVVEETGSWTDFVDKSLGNVSLKAGKYTLAVRPLTKPGGAVMNLKSVKLLPR from the coding sequence ATGATGTACGCTCTATTGCTTGCCTCAGCTGTATCCTCGCCTATTCCACCAGCCGAGCGCCTCGCCTGGTGGAAGGAGGCGAGATTCGGGATGTTCATCCACTGGGGAGTTTATTCCATACTCGGAAGAGCGGAATGGGTGATGTACAACGAACGCATTCCCATCCCCGAGTACGAGAAGCTCTACCCCCAGTTCAATCCCACGAAATACAATCCCGATGAATGGGTCAAGCTGGCGAAAGAGGCGGGAATGAAGTATATCGTCATAACATCCAAACACCACGATGGCTTCTGTATGTTTGATAGCGCCCTCACGGATTACGACTGTATGAGCACTCCTGCCAAAAGGGATTTCATCGGCGACCTCGTCAAGGCTTGCAGGAAGCAGGGGATGAGGATAATGTTCTACTACTCCCTTCTTGACTGGCATCATCCCCATTATGTCCCTCGTCCCGCCTGGGTTGAGGACCCTCCCGGACATGAGCGAGATTTCAACAAGTATCTTGAATATATGTTCGGGCAGATAAGAGAGCTCTGCGAGAAATACAAGCCTGATGGTATATGGTTTGATGGCGGTTGGGAACACTCTCCCCAAGAATGGAGAGCTGAGGAGCTTTTGAAGATGATATGGAGGATTCTTCCCAATGCGGTCATCAACGACCGCACGGGATTGCCAGCGGACTTCTCAACTCCTGAGCAGTTCGTTCCGGGAGCGGGGATGGGTGAGCGTCTCTGGGAAACCTGTATGACGATAAACGACAGCTGGGGCTACAACGCCCACGACCACGCCCACAAATCCGTGCGTCAATTGATTCAAACCCTGGTTGATATAGCGAGCAAGGGTGGGAACTTCCTCCTCAATGTTGGTCCTATGCCCACGGGGGAGATTCAGCCTGAATTCGTTGTGAGGTTGAAGCAGATGGGCGCCTGGCTGAAGCAATATGGTGATGCAATCTACGGCACGGAAGGCTCTCCCTTCCCAGTGCATAATCCACCTCTTAACGGATGCACGGTAAAGGGGAACAAGCTCTTCCTCCACTTCTTTGAATATCCCACCGCTCCCGTTAAGATTGGGGGGTTGAAGACGAAGGTCAACAAGGCTTATATTATGAAAGACAAGACGCCGATTGAGTTCAAGCAGAAGGATTTGGAGCTTGTTTTGGATTTCCCACCCATTGTTCCCGACCCCTATGATACGATAGTTGTTTTGGAGCTCGCTGGTAAGCCGGAGGTTGAGTTTGCTATTCATCAATCCGAGAACGGCGAGGTTGAGCTACCGGCTAGGGTTGCTAAGGTTCATGGGCAGACCGCTCGCTATGAATCGGGTGGTGGGAAGGATAACATAGGCTATTGGACGGATGTAAACGATTGGGTCTCTTGGGATTTTGTTTTGGAGAAGGGTGGGGATTTTGAGGTAGTGATAACCTATGCTTGTGATAAGGGGACGGGAGGTAGCGAGTTCGCTGTGGAGATTGATGGGCAGAGCTTGAAGGGAGTAGTTGAGGAGACCGGTTCTTGGACGGATTTCGTGGATAAGAGCTTGGGGAATGTGAGTTTGAAGGCTGGTAAATATACATTGGCGGTGCGGCCATTAACGAAGCCCGGTGGTGCGGTGATGAACCTCAAGAGCGTGAAGCTATTGCCGAGATAA
- a CDS encoding Eco57I restriction-modification methylase domain-containing protein, translating to MAMSNGELMEIKQKLEKCENIPSLYEFFSFLGYPVLRSLERAPEFSELPTGAQQLIHSAHLISDIDINQIFRIYHIELNQDKIRRTDIRRILEPFYRKYSHIYALFVFSTPKTPYSELAFVSPDFIPLRTREGKDGIRLRLRTLSLNPKSPYRTELEILNGIRPHGVLDPNEIWEKHKQAFSVQRVTKQFYEGYKQVFNELFTLLKSQQGDSTWAHSFSHQLLNRIMFLYFIQRKGWLMGENGEPAKDFIRQFWNAYKQSNQPPNTFYSKWLFYLFFYAFNKHSQARYEYPKWLPSWIVKSFSEAPYLNGGLYSENELDRQLQATIPDEFFVHLFDRTKDNDGKDDENTPGFFERYNFTIVESGRFDEEVAVDPEVIGKVYESLVNIEERGEEEKEIDKRGMAGIFYTPRVEIDLMCRLSLVDYLTNHLGEGYRQLLNELVFSYEESDKNDIDGKVGKAGLWNRLDRLLREVKVCDPACGSGSFLVGMLLVLDDLQERANRYLGREETPYERRKRIIRDQLYGVDVMEWAVHIAELRLWLQLVVETELPEKALLSSPLLPNLSFKLRSGDSLIQEVAGINLSHYREYLDIPSKLRDRLRELEEKKRGYYEGEQWLNEGELKAEEREIFLGILAHKKNELFKRRSELKLKISAPPQSALPGYGEPRYPKERESWQRELREVERELKEVDKVIQELKREGKTPFLWNIAFPEIFSKDKGGFDIVIGNPPYVRREKIAPPLMREEDFPPRVWERLKKEYREKLQESVAMIWRDFFRNNRRLQGKNDLYVYFYFHALSLLNKKGSFCFITSNSWLDVWFGKDLQEFLLRYGHPKMIIDNRARRSFEQADINTVIVLLAPPSKEEVDDEEKERRFVRFVTFKVPFEEILHPVIFEEIWDDGEYERRVDVDILERREYRAIRRDAYSLLVEGMEESKIGKGVYRGNKWGGIYLRAPVIFFKIMEKGAGKLVKLGEIAKVETYLNTEADGFFLVRKVGGDEYICVIQNTSEEGQGRTFEIEARFVKPLIKSPNELRRIIVSASQTQWLLIVFPEKEELLTERAKEYIRWGERMGFSQRPGCRKRRPWWKLPRQAHRPGRIMWSRLHHDRHLVFYNPEEVAYTNFYAIWPTGMDEKVFTALLNATYLVLFRELVGRTPCGGGVLKTDGVDIHRIPVIKPSLVPPSQRARLICAFERLAQREVGSIFEELGFVICRERRCRNPEHPFEFVNSAELTLEQVRRASPDRFELDSVVFDILGLTDEERLEVYRAVADLVKSRLTKARSV from the coding sequence TTGGCGATGAGTAACGGAGAACTAATGGAAATAAAGCAAAAGCTTGAAAAATGCGAGAATATTCCCTCACTCTACGAATTCTTCTCTTTCCTTGGCTATCCCGTTCTTCGGTCACTTGAGCGCGCCCCGGAATTCTCCGAACTTCCTACTGGCGCCCAGCAGCTCATCCATTCCGCCCACCTCATCTCCGATATAGATATAAACCAAATCTTCCGCATCTACCACATTGAGCTCAATCAAGATAAAATAAGAAGAACGGATATACGCAGAATCCTTGAGCCCTTCTATAGAAAATATTCCCACATTTATGCCCTTTTCGTCTTCTCTACGCCCAAAACTCCCTATTCGGAGCTTGCCTTCGTCTCCCCGGACTTCATTCCACTCAGAACGCGCGAGGGAAAAGATGGAATTCGCCTCCGTCTCCGCACCCTTTCCCTAAACCCCAAATCTCCCTACCGCACTGAGCTGGAAATCCTCAATGGGATTCGTCCCCATGGCGTCCTTGACCCCAATGAAATTTGGGAAAAACACAAGCAAGCCTTCAGCGTTCAGAGGGTAACCAAGCAGTTTTATGAGGGCTATAAACAAGTTTTTAACGAGCTCTTCACTCTCCTCAAAAGCCAACAGGGAGATTCCACCTGGGCACACTCCTTCTCCCATCAGCTCCTCAATCGTATTATGTTCTTGTATTTCATTCAAAGGAAGGGCTGGCTGATGGGGGAGAACGGCGAGCCCGCAAAGGATTTCATTCGCCAATTCTGGAACGCCTACAAGCAATCCAATCAACCTCCAAATACCTTCTACTCCAAATGGCTCTTCTACCTCTTCTTCTACGCCTTCAATAAGCACTCGCAGGCAAGATACGAATATCCGAAATGGCTCCCCAGTTGGATAGTAAAATCCTTCTCCGAAGCTCCCTATCTCAACGGCGGTCTCTATTCGGAAAACGAGTTAGATAGACAGCTTCAGGCAACCATTCCCGATGAATTCTTCGTGCACCTCTTTGATAGAACCAAAGACAATGACGGCAAAGATGATGAGAACACGCCTGGCTTCTTTGAACGCTACAATTTCACCATCGTTGAGAGCGGGCGCTTTGATGAGGAAGTCGCGGTTGACCCCGAAGTGATAGGGAAGGTATACGAGAGCCTTGTGAATATAGAGGAAAGGGGAGAAGAGGAAAAGGAGATAGATAAGCGGGGAATGGCTGGTATCTTCTATACTCCAAGGGTGGAGATTGACCTTATGTGTAGATTGAGCCTCGTTGATTACTTAACTAATCACTTGGGGGAGGGGTATCGCCAGCTTTTGAACGAGCTCGTCTTCTCCTATGAGGAAAGTGATAAGAACGATATTGACGGAAAAGTGGGAAAAGCGGGTTTGTGGAATCGTTTAGACCGCCTTCTAAGGGAGGTCAAAGTCTGCGACCCCGCCTGTGGCTCCGGCTCCTTCCTTGTGGGAATGCTCCTCGTCCTTGACGACCTCCAGGAAAGGGCAAATAGGTATTTGGGAAGAGAGGAAACCCCTTATGAGCGAAGGAAGAGGATAATTCGCGACCAGCTCTATGGCGTTGATGTTATGGAATGGGCTGTCCATATCGCCGAGCTCAGGCTCTGGCTTCAGCTCGTCGTTGAGACGGAACTACCAGAAAAGGCACTGCTTAGCAGTCCGCTCCTCCCTAACCTCTCCTTCAAGCTTCGTTCAGGCGATAGCTTGATTCAGGAGGTGGCGGGAATTAACCTCTCCCATTACCGCGAATATCTTGATATACCCTCAAAATTGAGGGATAGATTGAGGGAACTTGAGGAGAAGAAGAGGGGATACTACGAGGGAGAGCAGTGGCTAAACGAGGGTGAATTAAAGGCTGAGGAGAGAGAAATTTTCCTCGGCATCTTGGCGCATAAGAAAAACGAGCTTTTCAAGAGGAGAAGCGAGCTAAAATTAAAGATTTCCGCTCCGCCACAATCGGCGCTTCCCGGCTATGGAGAGCCAAGATATCCAAAGGAGAGGGAGAGCTGGCAAAGGGAGCTGCGGGAGGTAGAGAGGGAATTGAAAGAAGTGGATAAGGTAATACAGGAGCTTAAAAGAGAGGGGAAGACGCCTTTCCTCTGGAATATCGCCTTCCCGGAGATATTCAGCAAGGATAAGGGGGGATTTGATATCGTGATAGGCAATCCTCCCTATGTGAGGCGGGAGAAGATAGCACCTCCTCTTATGCGGGAGGAGGATTTTCCTCCTCGGGTTTGGGAGAGATTGAAGAAGGAATATAGGGAGAAATTGCAGGAATCGGTGGCTATGATTTGGCGGGATTTCTTCCGAAATAATCGCAGGCTTCAGGGGAAAAACGACCTCTATGTTTATTTTTATTTCCACGCCCTCAGCCTCCTAAATAAGAAGGGTTCTTTCTGCTTCATCACCTCCAACTCATGGCTTGATGTTTGGTTCGGGAAGGATTTGCAGGAATTCCTTCTCAGATATGGGCATCCGAAGATGATAATTGATAATAGGGCGAGGAGAAGTTTTGAGCAGGCGGATATCAATACCGTGATAGTTCTCTTGGCTCCGCCGAGCAAGGAAGAGGTGGATGATGAGGAGAAGGAGAGGAGATTCGTTCGCTTCGTAACATTCAAGGTTCCCTTTGAGGAAATTCTCCATCCCGTTATATTTGAGGAGATATGGGATGATGGAGAATATGAGAGGCGAGTGGATGTTGATATATTGGAGAGACGGGAATACAGGGCGATAAGAAGGGATGCTTACTCATTGTTGGTGGAGGGAATGGAGGAGAGCAAGATAGGTAAGGGGGTATATAGAGGGAACAAGTGGGGAGGGATATATCTGAGGGCGCCCGTGATATTTTTCAAGATAATGGAGAAGGGAGCGGGGAAGCTCGTCAAGCTCGGGGAGATAGCGAAGGTTGAGACGTATTTAAATACGGAGGCCGATGGATTTTTCCTCGTTAGGAAAGTCGGTGGCGATGAGTATATTTGTGTGATTCAAAATACATCAGAGGAGGGGCAGGGTAGAACATTTGAGATAGAAGCGAGATTCGTTAAGCCTTTGATCAAATCTCCTAACGAGCTTAGGCGAATTATTGTTTCAGCGAGTCAAACTCAATGGCTGCTTATCGTGTTCCCAGAAAAGGAGGAATTATTAACGGAAAGGGCTAAGGAATATATTAGATGGGGCGAAAGGATGGGATTTAGTCAAAGACCAGGTTGTCGGAAGCGTAGACCTTGGTGGAAGCTTCCACGACAGGCACATCGTCCCGGTAGAATAATGTGGAGTAGACTTCACCATGACCGCCACCTTGTTTTTTACAATCCGGAAGAGGTAGCTTATACCAATTTTTATGCAATATGGCCCACTGGTATGGACGAAAAGGTATTTACTGCTTTATTGAACGCAACATATTTAGTGCTCTTCAGGGAATTGGTAGGCAGAACGCCATGCGGAGGCGGTGTTCTAAAAA